The following coding sequences are from one Gemmatimonadota bacterium window:
- the fusA gene encoding elongation factor G produces MSEATRKHASESNLEKTRNIGIMAHIDAGKTTTTERILYYTGRVRRMGEVHDGAATMDWMEQERERGITITSAATTSFWRDHRINIIDTPGHVDFTVEVERSLRVLDGSVAIFCAVGGVEPQSETVWRQADKYGVPRLAYVNKIDRVGADFHQVVSMMHERLGANALPIQLPIGTGDLFTGSIDLVAMKARSYHEDNMGATFDEHDIPKDLADYAAEHRSKLIEGLAEVDEELMETYLAGEEPTVSELHGAIRRATLSVSLIPVLVGSSFRNKGVQALLDAIVDYLPSPQDVPPVSGKNTLTGEQETRESLPDAPLSGVAFKIMTDPHVGKLAFYRIYSGTLPAGCYVLNTRTGRRERISRILQMHANKREQLKAAEAGDIVALVGVKDVATGDTLCDPEWPIALEAMEFPKPVMSVAVEPKTRADEEKLSQSLQKLSEEDPTFRVHTDEETSQLIISGMGELHLEILVDRMLREFRVEANVGRPQVAYRETIGTAVKSEGRFVRQSGGRGQFGHVWLEMEPAEDGEDRDGVEFVNGIVGGVIPREFISSVEAGVREAAHNGVLAGYTVQGVKVTLYDGSYHEVDSSEVAFKVAASMAFQDGMRKADPALLEPVMDVEVAVPSEYVGSVVGDLNARRGRIGGIIPRTDAQVVAATVPLSEMFGYATALRSATQGRAVSTMQFSHYAEVPESIKQEILEKIRGGA; encoded by the coding sequence ATGTCCGAAGCAACCCGAAAGCACGCTTCCGAATCGAACCTGGAGAAGACCAGGAACATCGGGATCATGGCCCATATCGACGCGGGCAAGACGACCACCACCGAACGCATCCTCTATTATACGGGACGCGTGCGGAGAATGGGCGAGGTCCACGACGGCGCCGCGACCATGGACTGGATGGAGCAGGAGCGCGAGCGGGGCATTACGATCACGTCCGCGGCCACGACGTCCTTCTGGCGCGACCATCGGATCAATATCATCGATACGCCCGGTCACGTCGACTTCACGGTCGAGGTGGAACGATCGCTGCGCGTGCTTGACGGCTCCGTGGCGATTTTTTGTGCCGTGGGCGGCGTCGAGCCGCAGTCCGAGACCGTGTGGCGGCAGGCCGACAAGTACGGCGTGCCCCGCCTGGCCTACGTGAACAAGATCGACCGCGTCGGGGCGGACTTCCACCAGGTCGTCTCCATGATGCACGAACGGCTCGGGGCCAACGCCCTGCCGATCCAGCTGCCCATCGGAACCGGCGACCTGTTTACCGGATCCATCGACCTGGTTGCCATGAAGGCGCGCAGCTACCATGAAGACAACATGGGCGCCACCTTCGACGAGCACGACATTCCGAAGGACTTGGCCGATTATGCCGCGGAGCACCGAAGCAAGCTGATAGAGGGTCTCGCCGAAGTGGACGAGGAACTGATGGAAACCTACCTGGCCGGCGAGGAACCGACGGTTTCCGAATTGCATGGCGCCATTCGCCGTGCCACGCTGTCGGTCAGCCTGATCCCGGTCCTGGTGGGATCTTCCTTCCGCAACAAGGGCGTCCAGGCATTGCTCGACGCGATCGTCGACTACCTGCCGTCGCCCCAGGACGTACCGCCCGTCTCGGGCAAGAACACGTTGACCGGCGAACAGGAAACACGGGAGAGCCTGCCCGACGCGCCGCTGTCCGGAGTAGCCTTCAAGATCATGACCGATCCCCACGTCGGCAAGCTGGCCTTCTACCGGATCTATTCCGGCACGCTGCCTGCCGGCTGTTACGTGCTGAACACCCGGACCGGCCGTCGCGAACGGATCAGCCGGATCCTGCAGATGCACGCCAACAAGCGGGAACAGCTCAAGGCGGCCGAAGCGGGCGACATCGTGGCGCTCGTGGGGGTAAAGGATGTGGCGACGGGCGATACGCTTTGCGATCCCGAGTGGCCCATCGCCCTCGAAGCGATGGAGTTTCCCAAGCCCGTGATGTCCGTCGCGGTCGAGCCCAAGACCCGGGCGGACGAAGAAAAGCTCAGCCAGTCCCTCCAGAAGCTCTCCGAAGAAGATCCCACTTTCCGCGTACATACCGATGAAGAGACCAGCCAACTGATCATATCCGGCATGGGTGAACTGCACCTCGAGATCCTGGTAGACCGCATGCTGAGAGAATTCCGCGTGGAAGCGAACGTGGGGCGTCCCCAGGTCGCCTACCGGGAAACCATCGGCACGGCCGTGAAGAGCGAAGGGCGTTTCGTACGGCAGTCGGGCGGACGCGGTCAGTTCGGTCACGTATGGCTCGAGATGGAGCCCGCGGAGGACGGGGAGGACAGGGATGGCGTCGAATTCGTGAACGGCATCGTCGGGGGAGTCATCCCGCGGGAATTCATCTCTTCCGTCGAGGCCGGCGTGCGGGAAGCCGCACATAACGGCGTGCTCGCCGGATACACGGTGCAGGGGGTGAAGGTCACCCTGTACGACGGTTCCTACCACGAAGTCGATTCGTCCGAGGTAGCCTTCAAGGTGGCGGCCTCCATGGCCTTCCAAGACGGCATGCGCAAGGCCGATCCCGCATTGCTCGAACCGGTCATGGACGTGGAAGTGGCTGTTCCCAGTGAATACGTGGGCAGCGTGGTCGGCGATCTGAACGCGCGACGCGGACGCATCGGCGGGATCATTCCCCGGACGGACGCGCAGGTCGTGGCGGCCACTGTTCCCCTGAGCGAGATGTTCGGCTACGCGACGGCGTTGCGTTCGGCTACGCAGGGACGGGCCGTGTCGACCATGCAGTTCTCGCATTACGCGGAAGTACCCGAGAGTATCAAACAAGAGATTCTTGAGAAAATACGCGGCGGCGCGTAA
- the rpsG gene encoding 30S ribosomal protein S7 has protein sequence MARRKEVVRREPEPDWKFNSVLVSKFINGLMRKGKKSVAERVFYQALDLIEERTGQEPLPVFETAIESVGPVVHVKSRRVGGSTYQVPVEVRDDQQRAMAIRWIIEAARARSEKSMYECLAGEFTAAAKGEGAAVRRKEETYRMAEANRAFAHYRW, from the coding sequence ATGGCAAGAAGGAAAGAAGTCGTAAGACGGGAACCGGAACCGGATTGGAAATTCAACAGCGTACTGGTATCCAAGTTCATCAACGGACTGATGCGCAAGGGGAAGAAGAGCGTCGCGGAACGCGTGTTCTACCAGGCGCTCGACCTGATCGAAGAACGGACCGGCCAGGAACCGCTGCCCGTGTTCGAGACGGCGATCGAGAGCGTGGGTCCCGTCGTTCATGTCAAATCCCGCCGGGTGGGTGGCTCGACCTACCAGGTTCCCGTGGAGGTGAGGGACGACCAGCAGCGGGCCATGGCGATACGCTGGATCATCGAAGCCGCCCGGGCCCGTTCCGAGAAAAGCATGTACGAGTGCCTGGCGGGCGAGTTTACCGCCGCCGCCAAAGGGGAGGGCGCCGCCGTCCGCCGCAAGGAAGAGACCTACCGAATGGCGGAAGCGAACCGGGCCTTTGCCCATTACAGGTGGTAA
- the rpsL gene encoding 30S ribosomal protein S12 — MPTINQLIRHGRKKAQRKTKSPALRGSPQKRGNCLQVKTQTPKKPNSALRKIARVRLMNGIEATCYIPGESHNLQEHNIVLVRGGRVKDLPGVRYHIIRGALDASGVPDRRNGRSKYGTKKPK, encoded by the coding sequence ATGCCCACGATAAATCAACTTATTCGCCACGGTCGGAAGAAGGCGCAGCGAAAGACGAAATCACCCGCGTTGCGGGGCAGCCCCCAGAAACGGGGCAACTGCCTGCAGGTGAAAACGCAAACGCCCAAGAAGCCGAATTCGGCGTTGAGGAAAATCGCTCGCGTCCGCCTGATGAACGGCATCGAGGCTACCTGCTATATCCCGGGCGAAAGTCATAACCTGCAGGAGCATAACATCGTCCTGGTCCGGGGCGGCCGGGTGAAGGATCTGCCTGGCGTGCGGTACCACATCATCCGCGGTGCGCTGGACGCCAGCGGAGTGCCCGACCGGCGTAACGGACGGTCGAAATACGGAACCAAGAAACCCAAGTAG